The Cucumis melo cultivar AY chromosome 5, USDA_Cmelo_AY_1.0, whole genome shotgun sequence genome has a segment encoding these proteins:
- the LOC103485811 gene encoding pentatricopeptide repeat-containing protein At3g02650, mitochondrial, producing the protein MWRSLVAVRASLFRASRSVIRCSDVPLSGSAAQLQPSVVVPGSCFFRNPRYFSQRYSSSFDSEPSIEDLNSISVVSVNFGEGGDAQLESCVGNEEVHEFDGESVGADVGNSDLLGENVVVSDGIREEVESYGVNVEQLESVLSLLQSTLDGSFESSLEEMRLTLHEDFVLKVIETPHILGENLIRFFRWAVNSHPEFEVSTPVVDVLVRVVCADLRQRAAYSLWELIKEIGGQQNSLLNAEILNQLIAFFSKLGKGKAALEVLDSFEVLGCVPNAESYYFTVEALCRRSSYDLAWPVCEKMLDSGSLPESNRVGKIISLFCRGNKAKNAHSVYLLAKEKHLNLPQCSMNILIYSLCRDDETVKLALEMLNDFSTGERKRAIKPYMAVIRSLCRIKDTSKAKTLLQKMIAEGPPPGNAAFNDVISGYSKAGDLGEAMELIKLMESRGLKPDVYSYTVVISGYANGGQMKEAYEVLDEAKKKHAKLCRVTYHTLIRSHCKLEEYDSALKLLSEMKDFGLQPNADEYNKLIQSLCLKALDWRTSERLFEEMKENGLHLNGHTKGLIRAVRELEEEELTTEELSIAT; encoded by the coding sequence ATGTGGAGGTCGCTTGTGGCGGTGAGAGCTTCTCTATTCAGAGCTTCTCGTAGCGTAATCCGATGTTCAGACGTGCCCTTATCCGGCTCTGCAGCTCAATTGCAACCGTCGGTTGTGGTTCCTGGATCCTGTTTCTTCAGAAACCCTAGGTATTTTTCTCAACGTTATTCAAGTTCTTTTGATTCTGAGCCGTCCATAGAGGATCTTAATTCGATTTCAGTGGTTTCGGTGAATTTTGGTGAAGGTGGTGATGCGCAGCTTGAAAGCTGTGTAGGTAATGAGGAAGTTCATGAGTTTGATGGGGAGTCTGTGGGTGCTGATGTGGGAAATAGTGATCTCTTGGGGGAAAATGTTGTAGTTTCTGATGGGATTCGGGAGGAAGTGGAGAGTTATGGGGTCAATGTGGAGCAGTTAGAAAGTGTGTTGTCTCTACTTCAGAGTACTCTTGATGGGTCCTTTGAATCAAGTCTCGAAGAAATGAGATTGACTCTTCATGAGGATTTTGTTCTGAAAGTGATTGAAACCCCACATATTCTTGGTGAGAATTTGATTCGGTTTTTCCGCTGGGCTGTGAATAGTCATCCCGAGTTTGAAGTATCTACTCCTGTTGTAGATGTTCTTGTTCGTGTAGTTTGTGCAGATCTACGGCAAAGAGCCGCTTATTCTCTGTGggaattaattaaagaaattggTGGACAGCAGAATAGTTTGTTGAATGCCGAGATTCTTAATCAGTTGATAGCATTTTTTTCAAAGTTGGGAAAAGGAAAAGCTGCTTTGGAAGTGCTCGACAGTTTTGAAGTTTTGGGCTGTGTTCCTAATGCTGAATCTTACTATTTTACAGTAGAAGCGCTTTGCAGGCGCTCTTCTTACGATTTGGCTTGGCCAGTTTGCGAGAAAATGCTTGATTCTGGAAGCTTGCCAGAAAGTAATAGAGTTGGTAAGATAATATCATTGTTTTGCAGAGGAAACAAGGCAAAAAACGCCCATTCAGTTTACTTACTGGCAAAGGAAAAGCATCTGAACCTACCTCAGTGTTCTATGAATATCTTGATTTATTCTCTCTGTCGGGATGATGAAACTGTCAAATTGGCTCTGGAAATGTTGAATGATTTCTCAACAGGGGAACGGAAGCGTGCCATTAAGCCGTACATGGCGGTCATCCGTAGTTTGTGCAGGATCAAAGATACCAGCAAAGCTAAGACTTTACTTCAAAAGATGATTGCTGAAGGACCACCTCCAGGAAATGCAGCTTTCAATGATGTCATTAGTGGATATTCCAAAGCTGGTGATTTAGGGGAGGCAATGGAACTTATAAAACTGATGGAGAGTAGAGGGTTAAAGCCGGATGTTTATAGTTACACTGTTGTTATTAGCGGTTATGCAAATGGTGGTCAAATGAAGGAGGCTTACGAAGTCTTGGATGAGGCAAAGAAGAAACACGCTAAGTTATGTCGTGTAACCTACCACACCCTCATCCGAAGTCACTGCAAACTTGAAGAGTACGACTCGGCCTTGAAATTACTAAGTGAGATGAAAGACTTTGGATTACAACCAAATGCAGACGAGTACAACAAGTTGATCCAATCACTTTGCTTGAAGGCTCTTGATTGGAGAACATCAGAGAGATTGTTTGAAGAAATGAAGGAAAATGGTTTGCATCTTAACGGTCATACGAAGGGTCTTATACGAGCAGTCCGGGAactggaagaagaagaattgaCTACTGAAGAATTGAGCATTGCAACTTAG
- the LOC103485812 gene encoding uncharacterized protein LOC103485812 translates to MADHSLIVSETALSLVDHTLVIGQEFPDVETCRRMLKDIAIAMHFDIRIVKSDRSRFIAKCSKEGCPWRVHVAKCPGVPTFTVRTLHGEHTCEGVRNLHHQQASVGWVARSVAAQVRDNPQYKPKEILRDIRDQHGVAVSYMQAWRGKERSMAALHGTFEEGYRLLPAYCEQISKTNPGSIASVFATGQENCFQRLFISYRASIYGFINACRPLLELDRAHLKGKYLGALLCAAVVDADDSLFPLAIAVVDVESDENWMWFMSELRKLLGVNTDNMPRLTILSERQRGIVEAVETHFPSAFHGFCLRYVSENFRDTFKNTKLVNIFWNAVYALTAAEFDSKIAEMVEISQEVITWFQHFPPQLWAVAYFEGVRYGHFTLGVTELLYNWALECHELPIVQMMEHIRNEMASWFNERREMGMRWTSILVPSAEKRIAEAIADARCYQVLRANEVEFEIVSTERTNIVEIHSRVCSCRRWQLYGLPCAHAAAALMSCGQNAHLFAEPCFTVTSYRETYSQMIYPILDKSLWKEPGEGAEGGVGKVDITIRPPKVRRPPGRPKKKVLRVENLKRPKRIVQCGRCHLLGHSQKKCTMPM, encoded by the coding sequence ATGGCTGATCACTCTTTAATTGTGTCGGAGACTGCACTTAGTCTGGTAGATCACACTCTTGTTATTGGACAAGAATTTCCCGATGTTGAAACATGCCGAAGAATGTTGAAAGATATTGCTATAGCTATGCATTTTGATATTCGAATTGTTAAATCTGATCGTAGTCGGTTTATAGCCAAGTGTTCCAAGGAGGGTTGTCCATGGCGTGTGCATGTAGCAAAATGCCCTGGAGTTCCAACCTTTACAGTTAGAACCTTACATGGTGAGCATACTTGTGAAGGTGTTCGTAATCTTCATCATCAGCAAGCCTCCGTGGGATGGGTTGCCAGATCTGTGGCAGCACAAGTAAGAGATAATCCACAGTATAAACCCAAGGAAATCCTTCGGGATATCCGCGATCAGCACGGAGTTGCTGTATCCTACATGCAAGCTTGGCGTGGTAAAGAACGTAGCATGGCTGCACTTCATGGAACTTTTGAAGAAGGGTATCGCCTTCTTCCTGCATACTGTGAACAAATAAGCAAAACAAACCCTGGAAGCATTGCTTCAGTTTTTGCAACAGGACAAGAAAATTGCTTCCAGCGCCTGTTTATTTCTTATCGTGCTTCGATATATGGGTTTATAAATGCCTGTAGGCCGCTTCTTGAACTTGACAGAGCACATCTTAAAGGAAAATACCTGGGAGCTTTACTCTGTGCTGCGGTTGTTGATGCAGATGACTCATTGTTCCCATTGGCCATTGCAGTTGTTGATGTGGAGAGCGATGAAAATTGGATGTGGTTTATGTCAGAATTGCGGAAGCTTCTTGGGGTAAATACTGATAACATGCCAAGATTGACAATATTATCTGAAAGACAAAGAGGAATCGTTGAGGCAGTTGAGACGCATTTTCCTAGTGCCTTTCATGGATTCTGTCTGCGTTATGTAAGCGAAAATTTCCGTGATACGTTTAAAAACACGAAGTTGGTTAATATTTTTTGGAATGCTGTTTATGCTCTCACTGCAGCTGAATTTGACAGCAAAATTGCTGAAATGGTAGAGATCTCTCAAGAAGTTATAACGTGGTTTCAGCACTTCCCTCCCCAGTTGTGGGCAGTAGCATATTTTGAAGGTGTGCGATATGGCCATTTTACATTAGGGGTTACTGAGTTGTTGTATAATTGGGCACTCGAGTGTCACGAGCTCCCCATTGTGCAGATGATGGAACATATCCGTAATGAGATGGCATCTTGGTTTAACGAGCGGCGTGAAATGGGAATGAGATGGACCTCCATTCTTGTACCCTCTGCTGAAAAGCGGATTGCTGAGGCAATTGCAGATGCTCGTTGTTATCAAGTACTTCGTGCGAATGAAGTTGAGTTTGAAATTGTCTCAACTGAGAGGACAAATATTGTGGAGATACATAGTCGCGTGTGCTCTTGTCGTCGTTGGCAACTATATGGTCTCCCTTGTGCTCATGCAGCTGCGGCTCTAATGTCCTGTGGGCAGAATGCCCATCTATTTGCTGAGCCTTGTTTCACTGTCACTAGTTACCGTGAAACTTATTCACAAATGATATACCCAATCCTTGACAAGAGTCTTTGGAAGGAACCGGGTGAGGGGGCCGAGGGTGGAGTTGGGAAAGTTGATATCACAATACGCCCTCCCAAAGTTCGTCGCCCACCTGGAAGGCCGAAAAAGAAAGTTCTCAGAGTTGAAAACTTGAAACGCCCAAAGAGGATTGTACAATGTGGTCGTTGCCATTTGTTGGGACACTCTCAAAAGAAATGCACAATGCCAATGTAA